DNA from Rhodoflexus caldus:
CCTCAACGCAGTTGCTTGCCATTGTGGCAAGTGTCAGCGGTGCTAAAATAGCGGTGCGCTACCCGGAAATCCGATATTTGGGTTTTCCGCTGTCTGTTTCCGAAACTTTCCAGTTGCGCAATACCAACAAGAGTATAGCTGAGGCAATTGAAGTAGTTAAGGAAATACAGCAATTATGTACGGCGCATGACAAACAATTGGTCGTTTATTTTTCCATGGGTTTCGGCAATCATTACGGCGACCCTTACGATGAAAATGTATTGGGAGAAATGGCCTTGAAAATGAATGAGTTAGGTATTCAAATCATTGCCCTTGCCGATACGATTGGCGTATCCAATCCGGAAAATATTAAACGGGCATTTGGTACGTTAATACCTGCTTTTCCTCATATTGAGTTTGGGGCGCATTTTCATTCGCATCCCCGCACGGCTGTTCGCAAAGTAGCTGCTGCATGGCAGGCCGGCTGTCGGCGATTTGACGGAGCTTTGAGAGGGTTTGGCGGATGCCCGATGGCAAAAGACGAACTGACGGGAAACATAGCGACCGAGGCTATGATTGAATACTTTGAGCGCGAGCACATTCCTACGGGGATTAATCACGAGGCCTTTGGCAAGGCTATGCAATTGAGCGCTACTGTTTTTGGATAATTCATGGAATCATTAAACGAGCTTTTGCGTCGCAACAGCGGCTTTCTGCTGCCTTTTATGCTGGTATTATTGGTAGCAGGCATTGTATTGATTTACCTGCCCAAAGGCGATGAGGTAATTTATGTGAATAGACTGCACAGTCCCGCGGCAGATTTTTTCTTTCAATATGCTACGCATCTGGGAGACGGAATGTTTGCTGTTGCGGTAGCGGTTGCTATGCTTTGGGTGCGTTTCAGGCACAGCGTGCAGATACTGCTT
Protein-coding regions in this window:
- a CDS encoding hydroxymethylglutaryl-CoA lyase, producing MKLIECPRDAMQGLHDFVPTEVKINYLNALLKVGFDTLDFGSFVSPKVIPQMRDTAEVLAGLDLSATSTQLLAIVASVSGAKIAVRYPEIRYLGFPLSVSETFQLRNTNKSIAEAIEVVKEIQQLCTAHDKQLVVYFSMGFGNHYGDPYDENVLGEMALKMNELGIQIIALADTIGVSNPENIKRAFGTLIPAFPHIEFGAHFHSHPRTAVRKVAAAWQAGCRRFDGALRGFGGCPMAKDELTGNIATEAMIEYFEREHIPTGINHEAFGKAMQLSATVFG